In Syngnathus acus chromosome 5, fSynAcu1.2, whole genome shotgun sequence, a genomic segment contains:
- the tpgs2 gene encoding tubulin polyglutamylase complex subunit 2 isoform X3 codes for MYLGDRDKPEGVALLEINKKNIFIGRKMDETKVRVSVKCVPERLTLGITRILENMPGVADVRLAEREPGEKRSLLSWEQKNNCILPEDLRDFYLTTDGFTLTWSVKLDDECVPLGCMTINSVGRLQPLLQPTQFFSLPNAPSLADLDWEEGSAECGSENTPTPPHFDSRSRIFELDSCGGNGQVCLVYKNTTPGVVAQQNEIWFLDRSLSWHFLTATFSSYYRLMITHLGLPEWQYFFTPYGPSPQAKWSSLYQPLTFRSELSLTPSAGDVHVNKIDPTKAFKAKAKVPTPKKKPSAPSSQASNSKSPGSSGRPGTAKR; via the exons ATGTACCTTGGTGACCGTGACAAACCCGAAGGGGTTGCTCTTCtagaaattaataaaaaaaatatttttattgggAGAAAAATGGACGAGACAAAAGTAAGAGTGTCGGTCAAATGTGTGCCTGAAAGACTGACACTGGGCATCACGCGAATCCTTG AGAACATGCCTGGTGTTGCCGATGTGCGCCTTGCAGAGAGGGAGCCTGGAGAAAAAAGGAGTCTGCTCTCATGGGAACAG AAAAACAATTGCATTCTACCAGAGGACCTACGAGATTTTTATCTGACAACAGATGGCTTTACACTTACTTGGAGCGTCAAACTAGACG ATGAATGTGTTCCCTTAGGATGCATGACAATTAACAGTGTGGGAAGGTTGCAGCCTCTTCTCCAGCCAACACAATTTTTCTCTCTGCCAAATGCACCATCATTGGCTGACCTAGACTGGGAGGAGGGCAGTGCAGAATGTG GGTCAGAAAATACTCCCACTCCTCCACATTTTGATTCTCGGAGCCGCATCTTTGAGTTGGATTCATGTGGCGGGAATGGCCAAGTGTGCTTGGTATACAAAAACACCACCCCAG gtGTGGTCGCCCAGCAGAATGAAATTTGGTTTCTGGACCGCTCGCTTAGCTGGCATTTCTTAACCGCAACCTTCTCCTCTTACTACCGCCTCATGATCACACACCTGGGCCTGCCCGAGTGGCAGTATTTTTTTACACCTTATGGCCCCAGTCCGCAAGCCAAG TGGTCATCGCTATACCAGCCGCTGACCTTCAGAAGTGAGCTCAGCCTCACTCCTTCTGCCGGAGACGTTCACGTCAACAAGATTGATCCCACAAAGGCTTTTAAAGCCAAAGCCAAGGTACCCACGCCTAAGAAGAAGCCGTCCGCACCGTCCAGCCAAGCGAGCAATAGCAAAAGCCCCGGCAGCAGTGGAAGACCGGGCACAGCGAAGCGATAA
- the tpgs2 gene encoding tubulin polyglutamylase complex subunit 2 isoform X2 encodes MYLGDRDKPEGVALLEINKKNIFIGRKMDETKVRVSVKCVPERLTLGITRILENMPGVADVRLAEREPGEKRSLLSWEQKNNCILPEDLRDFYLTTDGFTLTWSVKLDDECVPLGCMTINSVGRLQPLLQPTQFFSLPNAPSLADLDWEEGSAEWSENTPTPPHFDSRSRIFELDSCGGNGQVCLVYKNTTPGVVAQQNEIWFLDRSLSWHFLTATFSSYYRLMITHLGLPEWQYFFTPYGPSPQAKQWSSLYQPLTFRSELSLTPSAGDVHVNKIDPTKAFKAKAKVPTPKKKPSAPSSQASNSKSPGSSGRPGTAKR; translated from the exons ATGTACCTTGGTGACCGTGACAAACCCGAAGGGGTTGCTCTTCtagaaattaataaaaaaaatatttttattgggAGAAAAATGGACGAGACAAAAGTAAGAGTGTCGGTCAAATGTGTGCCTGAAAGACTGACACTGGGCATCACGCGAATCCTTG AGAACATGCCTGGTGTTGCCGATGTGCGCCTTGCAGAGAGGGAGCCTGGAGAAAAAAGGAGTCTGCTCTCATGGGAACAG AAAAACAATTGCATTCTACCAGAGGACCTACGAGATTTTTATCTGACAACAGATGGCTTTACACTTACTTGGAGCGTCAAACTAGACG ATGAATGTGTTCCCTTAGGATGCATGACAATTAACAGTGTGGGAAGGTTGCAGCCTCTTCTCCAGCCAACACAATTTTTCTCTCTGCCAAATGCACCATCATTGGCTGACCTAGACTGGGAGGAGGGCAGTGCAGAAT GGTCAGAAAATACTCCCACTCCTCCACATTTTGATTCTCGGAGCCGCATCTTTGAGTTGGATTCATGTGGCGGGAATGGCCAAGTGTGCTTGGTATACAAAAACACCACCCCAG gtGTGGTCGCCCAGCAGAATGAAATTTGGTTTCTGGACCGCTCGCTTAGCTGGCATTTCTTAACCGCAACCTTCTCCTCTTACTACCGCCTCATGATCACACACCTGGGCCTGCCCGAGTGGCAGTATTTTTTTACACCTTATGGCCCCAGTCCGCAAGCCAAG CAGTGGTCATCGCTATACCAGCCGCTGACCTTCAGAAGTGAGCTCAGCCTCACTCCTTCTGCCGGAGACGTTCACGTCAACAAGATTGATCCCACAAAGGCTTTTAAAGCCAAAGCCAAGGTACCCACGCCTAAGAAGAAGCCGTCCGCACCGTCCAGCCAAGCGAGCAATAGCAAAAGCCCCGGCAGCAGTGGAAGACCGGGCACAGCGAAGCGATAA
- the tpgs2 gene encoding tubulin polyglutamylase complex subunit 2 isoform X1, whose translation MYLGDRDKPEGVALLEINKKNIFIGRKMDETKVRVSVKCVPERLTLGITRILENMPGVADVRLAEREPGEKRSLLSWEQKNNCILPEDLRDFYLTTDGFTLTWSVKLDDECVPLGCMTINSVGRLQPLLQPTQFFSLPNAPSLADLDWEEGSAECGSENTPTPPHFDSRSRIFELDSCGGNGQVCLVYKNTTPGVVAQQNEIWFLDRSLSWHFLTATFSSYYRLMITHLGLPEWQYFFTPYGPSPQAKQWSSLYQPLTFRSELSLTPSAGDVHVNKIDPTKAFKAKAKVPTPKKKPSAPSSQASNSKSPGSSGRPGTAKR comes from the exons ATGTACCTTGGTGACCGTGACAAACCCGAAGGGGTTGCTCTTCtagaaattaataaaaaaaatatttttattgggAGAAAAATGGACGAGACAAAAGTAAGAGTGTCGGTCAAATGTGTGCCTGAAAGACTGACACTGGGCATCACGCGAATCCTTG AGAACATGCCTGGTGTTGCCGATGTGCGCCTTGCAGAGAGGGAGCCTGGAGAAAAAAGGAGTCTGCTCTCATGGGAACAG AAAAACAATTGCATTCTACCAGAGGACCTACGAGATTTTTATCTGACAACAGATGGCTTTACACTTACTTGGAGCGTCAAACTAGACG ATGAATGTGTTCCCTTAGGATGCATGACAATTAACAGTGTGGGAAGGTTGCAGCCTCTTCTCCAGCCAACACAATTTTTCTCTCTGCCAAATGCACCATCATTGGCTGACCTAGACTGGGAGGAGGGCAGTGCAGAATGTG GGTCAGAAAATACTCCCACTCCTCCACATTTTGATTCTCGGAGCCGCATCTTTGAGTTGGATTCATGTGGCGGGAATGGCCAAGTGTGCTTGGTATACAAAAACACCACCCCAG gtGTGGTCGCCCAGCAGAATGAAATTTGGTTTCTGGACCGCTCGCTTAGCTGGCATTTCTTAACCGCAACCTTCTCCTCTTACTACCGCCTCATGATCACACACCTGGGCCTGCCCGAGTGGCAGTATTTTTTTACACCTTATGGCCCCAGTCCGCAAGCCAAG CAGTGGTCATCGCTATACCAGCCGCTGACCTTCAGAAGTGAGCTCAGCCTCACTCCTTCTGCCGGAGACGTTCACGTCAACAAGATTGATCCCACAAAGGCTTTTAAAGCCAAAGCCAAGGTACCCACGCCTAAGAAGAAGCCGTCCGCACCGTCCAGCCAAGCGAGCAATAGCAAAAGCCCCGGCAGCAGTGGAAGACCGGGCACAGCGAAGCGATAA
- the aqp7 gene encoding aquaporin-7: MREMVKLQEEEMKDFAQSADQGIPPRKAPLVTRAFRLRNKIVRVGLAETLCTYVMMVFGLGSVAQVTIGQGEFGHYISINLGFGLGVAIGSHVGGKVSGAHMNAAVSFAMCVYGRLPWRMFPLYIFSQFLGSFLAAASVYAVYYEAIHNYCGGNLTVTGVKATASIFATYPAYYLSFLGGFIDQVFGTALLLLCLLALSDQKNRPAAAGAEPTVVGLLVLLIGISMGSNSGYAINPTRDIGPRIFTAIAGWGVQVFWAGNGWWWVPIVAPMVGGVLGAGVYKVLVELHHPPHSENCSGPIERVEKETASLEKQNADTDFCV; the protein is encoded by the exons ATGAGAGAAATGGTCAAActacaagaagaagaaatgaagGACTTTGCACAGTCAGCAGATCAAGGAATCCCTCCGCGAAAAGCACCTCTTGTAACCCGAGCTTTTCGATTAAGGAATAAAATTGTTCGCGTGGGACTTGCTGAAACTCTTTGCACTTATGTAATGATG GTGTTTGGCCTTGGTTCAGTGGCGCAGGTCACGATTGGACAAGGAGAATTTGGACATTACATAAGCATCAATCTGGGCTTTGGGCTGGGTGTTGCAATTGGGAGTCATGTAGGAGGGAAAGTTTCAG GCGCTCATATGAACGCGGCGGTGTCCTTCGCCATGTGTGTCTATGGCCGCCTGCCGTGGAGGATGTTCCCCCTCTATATTTTCTCACAGTTTCTGGGGTCCTTTTTAGCCGCAGCGTCGGTTTATGCTGTGTATTACG AGGCAATACACAACTATTGTGGAGGGAATCTGACTGTAACTGGCGTCAAGGCCACTGCTAGTATCTTTGCCACCTATCCTGCCTATTACCTCTCCTTCTTGGGAGGATTCATTGACCAG GTATTTGGGACAGCTTTGCTACTGCTGTGCCTGTTGGCTTTGTCCGACCAGAAAAACAGACCAGCTGCAGCAGGCGCCGAGCCAACCGTCGTGGGTCTCTTGGTGCTATTAATCGGCATTTCTATGGGCAGTAACAGTGGCTACGCGATCAATCCCACCAGAGACATCGGGCCGAGGATCTTCACGGCCATTGCGGGTTGGGGGGTTCAAGTGTTCtg GGCCGGAAATGGTTGGTGGTGGGTGCCAATTGTCGCCCCGATGGTTGGAGGCGTATTGGGTGCGGGAGTCTACAAGGTCTTGGTTGAACTTCATCATCCTCCACACTCAGAAAATTGCAGTGGACCGATAGAAAGAGTAGAGAAGGAGACTGCAtcactggaaaaacaaaacgctGACActgatttttgtgtgtga
- the zgc:64106 gene encoding retinol dehydrogenase 11, translating into MSWLDVIAHLLWMVITLLLWMVVRSQRRGPWDPRACPTQLKGKTAIVTGANSGIGKFIAMDFARRGARVILACRSVSRGAAAVKEIQAKTGNPDVHVRPVDLSSLDSVRDFTKRILEEESALHILVNNAGVSGLPRQITKDGLDVSFATNHLGPFLLTNQLVDLMKHSAPARIVTVSSVNHKKGEVDFSHFHGENVTYELDRVYNHTKLHNIICTNEFARRLQGSDVTANSVHPGIVLTGMMRHYPFRIRFIFSLIGQFFFKSAEEGAVSVIYCAVSEEAEGISGKYFDSDCSLVLPAPLARDTALAVKDFEICERLTSKL; encoded by the exons ATGAGCTGGTTGGATGTGATCGCTCACCTGCTGTGGATGGTAATTACGCTGCTGCTGTGGATGGTGGTGCGCTCACAGCGGAGAGGACCCTGGGACCCACGTGCTTGTCCCACGCAGCTCAAAGGGAAGACGGCGATCGTGACAGGGGCCAATTCAG GGATCGGAAAGTTCATCGCCATGGACTTTGCTCGCAGGGGTGCCCGTGTCATTCTGGCTTGTCGAAGTGTGTCCCGTGGGGCCGCAGCGGTGAAAGAAATTCAAGCAAAAACAGGAAACCCTGACGTCCATGTGCGTCCGGTGGACCTTTCTTCTCTGGACTCTGTCAGAGATTTTACTAAAAGAATTCTGGAGGAAGAAAGCGCCCTTCACATCCTCGTCAACAATGCTGGAGTATCAG GTTTACCCCGGCAGATTACCAAAGATGGACTTGATGTTTCTTTCGCAACCAATCATTTGGGGCCATTTCTTCTCACCAACCAGCTTGTTG ACCTGATGAAACACTCAGCTCCAGCACGTATTGTCACCGTCAGCTCTGTCAACCACAAAAAGGGTGAAGTGGACTTCTCTCATTTTCACGGGGAGAATGTAACTTACGAGCTTGATCGGGTTTACAATCACACCAAGCTACACAATATCATCTGCACGAATGAGTTTGCACGGAGGCTTCAAGGATCAG ACGTCACCGCCAATTCAGTCCACCCTGGTATCGTCCTGACGGGAATGATGAGGCACTATCCCTTCAGAATTCGTTTTATCTTCAGCCTCATTGGACAGTTCTTTTTCAAG TCGGCAGAGGAGGGGGCAGTCAGCGTCATTTACTGCGCCGTTTCAGAGGAAGCAGAAGGCATAAGTGGAAAGTATTTTGACAGCGACTGCTCCCTTGTCCTCCCCGCCCCTTTAGCCCGAGACACAGCCCTGGCAGTCAAGGACTTTGAGATCTGCGAAAGACTGACATCCAAGCTGTGA
- the mlnl gene encoding motilin-like: MFAKEPVEERMRRSSHLLTRFGDQLIKVQTTPLSGLSMRGAVAVCVVLACLVALLVERTQGHITFFSPKEMMLMKEREGRKDMEPRSEDGQFEEVAVQQLPQVEHGGNPDKTVDITVRLSPKQLDHVAPVLEELIHEM, encoded by the exons ATGTTTGCGAAGGAGCCTGTTGAGGAGCGGAT GAGACGCTCTTCTCATCTTTTAACACGCTTCGGGGACCAACTTATCAAAGTTCAAACAACAC CACTGAGCGGATTGAGCATGCGTGGAGCTGTTGCTGTCTGCGTGGTACTGGCGTGCCTTGTGGCGTTGCTGGTTGAGAGGACACAAGGACACATCACCTTCTTCAGTCCCAAGGAGATGATGCTGATGAAA GAGCGCGAGGGGAGAAAGGACATGGAGCCTCGGTCGGAGGACGGCCAGTTTGAGGAAGTTGCCGTCCAACAGCTTCCCCAAGTAGAGCATGGTGGAAATCCA GACAAAACAGTGGACATCACCGTGCGTCTTTCACCCAAACAGCTGGACCATGTCGCTCCTGTGCTCGAGGAGCTCATCCATGAAATGTAG
- the nop56 gene encoding nucleolar protein 56, with the protein MVLLHVLFEHASGYALFAVKEVEEISMLLPQVEQSVLSLAKFNSMVSLAAFFPFKSAQTALENINAVSEGVVHADLKLFLETNIPKSGKKKATLGVGDAKIGAALQEEFGFSIQTSGVVAELTRGIRLHFHMLVKGLTAVAASKAQLGLGHSYSRAKVKFNVNRADNMIIQSIALLDQLDKDINTFSMRVREWYGYHFPELVRIVPDNSLYCRLAQLIGNRKELTDESVASLEEVVMDNAKAQAILDASRSSMGMDISPIDLINIERFSNRVVSLGAYRLELQEYLRSKMSQVAPNLAALIGEVVGARLISHAGSLTNLAKYPASTVQILGAEKALFRALKTRGNTPKYGLIFHSTFIGRAAAKNKGRISRYLANKCSIASRIDCFSEMPTCVFGDKLREQVEERLAFFETGDLPRKNVDVMKEAMEEVTTAAEVMRKQEKKRKKREKKQALLENGEENGDNKVNGDSETPGKKKKKRAAEEEVEVQADEASAAENGAGDASTKKKKRKSEPQEAAVVEAEEDTDTPAKKKKKRKSVVIEAEPVEVIPETPVSEKKKKKKKNVE; encoded by the exons atg GTACTGTTGCACGTGTTGTTCGAGCATGCGTCCGGCTATGCGTTGTTTGCAGTCAAAGAAGTCGAGGAGATCAGCATGCTGCTGCCTCAG GTGGAGCAGAGTGTGCTGAGTCTGGCCAAATTCAACAGCATGGTGAGCCTGGCTGCCTTTTTCCCTTTTAAGTCGGCTCAAACTGCCCTGGAGAACATAAATGCTGTTTCTGAAG GGGTGGTTCATGCTGACCTCAAGTTGTTCCTTGAGACAAATATTCCTAAATCTGGAAAGAAGAAAGCAACACTGGGAGTCGGAGATGCCAAAATTGGTGCTGCCTTACAAGAAGAATTTGGGTTTTCCATCCAGACCAGTGGTGTTGTGGCAGAATTAACAAGag GGATTCGCCTTCACTTCCACATGCTGGTAAAGGGGCTGACAGCTGTGGCGGCCTCCAAGGCCCAGCTGGGTCTAGGCCACAGTTACTCTCGAGCCAAGGTTAAATTTAATGTCAACCGGGCGGACAACATGATCATCCAGTCCATTGCGCTGTTGGATCAGCTCGACAAGGACATTAACACGTTCTCCATGCGTGTCCG CGAATGGTACGGTTACCACTTCCCCGAGCTGGTGAGGATCGTGCCAGACAACTCTCTGTACTGCCGCTTGGCTCAGCTCATCGGTAACCGGAAGGAGTTGACGGATGAGAGCGTGGCAAGCCTGGAGGAGGTGGTCATGGACAACGCTAAGGCGCAGGCCATCCTCGACGCGTCCCGCTCCTCAATGG gaATGGACATTTCGCCTATTGACTTGATCAACATCGAGAGGTTCTCCAATCGCGTGGTGTCTCTGGGGGCGTATCGTCTGGAGCTGCAAGAGTACTTGCGCTCCAAGATGAGCCAAGTGGCCCCCAACTTGGCTGCATTGATTGGAGAAGTG GTGGGCGCTCGTCTAATCTCCCACGCCGGCAGTCTGACCAACCTGGCAAAGTACCCCGCCTCCACCGTCCAGATCCTGGGAGCGGAGAAGGCCCTGTTCAG AGCCCTCAAGACTCGCGGCAACACCCCCAAATACGGCCTGATCTTCCACTCGACCTTCATCGGCCGCGCCGCCGCCAAGAACAAGGGCCGCATCTCCAGATATCTGGCTAACAAGTGCAGCATTGCCTCGCGCATCGACTGCTTCTCCG AAATGCCCACCTGCGTGTTTGGTGACAAACTGCGTGAACAGGTGGAGGAGCGCCTGGCTTTCTTTGAGACTGGCGACCTACCGCGTAAGAATGTCGACGTGATGAAAGAGGCCATGGAGGAG GTGACCACGGCTGCTGAAGTGATGCGTAAACAGGAAAAGAAGCGCAAGAAGCGTGAAAAGAAGCAAGCGCTCCTTGAAAATGGAGAAGAGAATGGTGACAACAAG GTTAATGGTGACTCTGAAACACccgggaaaaagaaaaagaaacgtgCGGCTGAGGAAGAGGTGGAAGTCCAGGCTGACGAGGCATCGGCTGCAGAGAACGGAGCAGGTGATGCTTCcaccaagaaaaagaaacgcaAGTCTGAGCCTCAGGAGGCTGCTGTGGTAGAGGCTGAGGAGGACACTGACACGCCGgctaagaagaaaaagaaacgaaAGTCGGTTGTCATTGAAGCTGAGCCAGTGGAAGTCATCCCAGAAACTCCAGTGtctgagaagaaaaagaaaaagaaaaaaaatgtggagtGA